Proteins encoded by one window of Deinococcus multiflagellatus:
- a CDS encoding thiamine pyrophosphate-dependent dehydrogenase E1 component subunit alpha, with protein sequence MIQPFTPEPIRYVAEDGTPVQPLPARFTPELLRELHGLMLQAREFDRKLITLLRQGRTTFYAQSSGMEATQVGLARSIRVGHDWVWPYYRDHTLGLAMGVPMFELISQCLGTNSDTCRGRQMPHHFAAQAQNFVSISSSIASQVPPAAGNAMAQKYLGVDEITVCTFGDGATSEGDWYAGLNMAGAAQAPALFVCENNQWAISTSIREQTASETIHIKAKAYGMPGYYVDGNDIVAVMEVMTAVAEGVRAGQGPALVECLTYRVGSHSNADADAEKHYRTREEVEEWLGRDPITRVEKLLEQLGHPVSAEERAEIIARTHREVDEQVLRAEATGQPDWRIIFEDVYADVPDHLRQQEAFLRAEQSGGPA encoded by the coding sequence ATGATTCAACCCTTCACGCCGGAACCCATCCGCTACGTTGCGGAAGACGGGACCCCCGTGCAGCCGCTGCCGGCGCGGTTTACGCCAGAGCTGCTGCGCGAACTGCACGGCCTAATGCTTCAGGCCCGCGAGTTCGACCGCAAGCTGATTACCCTGCTGCGCCAGGGCCGCACCACCTTCTATGCCCAGTCCAGCGGAATGGAAGCCACCCAGGTGGGGCTGGCGCGTTCCATTCGTGTGGGGCACGACTGGGTGTGGCCGTACTACCGCGACCACACGCTGGGGCTGGCCATGGGCGTGCCCATGTTCGAGCTGATCAGCCAGTGCCTGGGCACGAATTCAGACACGTGCCGGGGCCGCCAGATGCCGCACCACTTCGCCGCGCAGGCGCAGAACTTCGTGTCTATCTCCAGCTCTATTGCCTCGCAGGTGCCGCCCGCAGCCGGCAACGCGATGGCGCAGAAATACCTGGGTGTGGACGAGATCACGGTCTGCACGTTTGGCGACGGCGCCACCAGCGAAGGCGACTGGTACGCGGGCCTGAACATGGCGGGCGCCGCGCAGGCCCCGGCCCTGTTCGTGTGCGAGAACAACCAGTGGGCCATCAGCACGTCCATCCGCGAGCAGACGGCCAGCGAGACCATTCACATCAAGGCCAAGGCCTACGGTATGCCCGGCTACTACGTGGACGGCAACGACATCGTGGCGGTCATGGAAGTCATGACGGCGGTGGCCGAGGGGGTGCGCGCCGGGCAGGGCCCCGCCCTGGTCGAGTGCCTTACCTACCGCGTGGGCTCGCACTCGAACGCTGACGCGGACGCCGAGAAGCACTACCGCACCCGCGAGGAAGTGGAGGAGTGGCTGGGCCGCGATCCCATTACCCGCGTGGAAAAGCTGCTGGAGCAGTTGGGCCACCCCGTCAGCGCCGAGGAACGCGCCGAGATCATCGCCCGCACCCACCGTGAGGTGGACGAGCAGGTGCTGCGCGCCGAGGCCACCGGGCAGCCCGACTGGCGCATCATCTTTGAAGACGTCTACGCCGACGTGCCGGACCACCTGCGCCAGCAGGAGGCTTTCCTGCGCGCCGAGCAGAGCGGGGGGCCGGCATGA
- a CDS encoding aminotransferase class V-fold PLP-dependent enzyme, with product MDFATLRADLIGGDTVIRTPFGARRVTYADYVASGRALRSVEDRVASLALPLYANTHTEDSATGAHCTHLTHQATEYIRAQLGGDASCKVVFCGSGSTAAVRRMQDILGIAAGAHHRQTLLAALPERDRPVVFVGPYEHHSNEISWRETLAEVVELPLCERGNLDLDALVRALKDPRYAGRPKIGSFSAASNVTGLLTDTRTVARILHAHGAYAFFDFAASAPYVTIDMKPGQPDGYDAVFLSPHKFVGGPGTPGLLCFRQELYRLTVPSTAGGGTVSFVNRTRQVYIDDIEAREDAGTPAILGKIRTALAFQVKAALGPAAMTAREHELFGRALARLRPNPRLRLLGNLDAPRLAFLSFLTLTSDGRQLHPRLVVRLLNDLFGIQARGGCACAGPYGHALLSVDDQTSERYLQCVLDHVDGVKPGWTRLNLAPWATDEEVDFLLSALEFVAEYGERFVPLYDFDWTTGAWHHPADTAPLDLFGAERPAQGSGPVLYAEYLAQAHALAEGLAPVGEGRPIPPHVPADLVFFVH from the coding sequence ATGGACTTTGCCACGCTGCGCGCCGACCTGATCGGGGGAGACACCGTGATCCGCACGCCGTTTGGAGCGCGGCGCGTGACCTACGCCGACTATGTGGCCTCGGGCCGGGCGCTGCGCAGCGTGGAGGACCGGGTGGCTTCTTTGGCGCTGCCGCTGTACGCCAACACCCACACCGAGGACAGCGCCACAGGCGCCCACTGCACCCACCTGACCCACCAGGCCACCGAGTACATCCGCGCGCAGCTGGGCGGCGATGCCAGCTGCAAGGTGGTGTTCTGCGGGTCTGGCAGCACGGCGGCGGTGCGGCGCATGCAGGACATCCTGGGCATCGCCGCAGGCGCCCACCACCGACAGACCCTGCTGGCAGCGCTGCCAGAGCGCGACCGCCCGGTGGTATTCGTGGGCCCCTACGAACACCACAGCAACGAGATCAGCTGGCGCGAAACCCTGGCGGAGGTGGTAGAGCTGCCGCTGTGCGAACGCGGAAACCTGGACCTGGATGCCCTGGTGCGGGCCCTCAAAGACCCTCGCTACGCCGGGCGCCCCAAGATCGGGTCGTTCAGCGCCGCCAGCAATGTTACGGGTCTGCTCACCGACACGCGCACGGTGGCCCGCATCCTGCACGCGCACGGCGCCTATGCCTTTTTTGACTTTGCCGCCAGCGCGCCTTACGTCACCATCGATATGAAGCCCGGCCAGCCTGACGGCTATGACGCGGTGTTCCTGAGCCCGCACAAGTTCGTGGGCGGCCCTGGCACCCCGGGCCTGCTGTGTTTCCGGCAGGAGCTGTACCGCCTGACGGTGCCCAGCACGGCGGGCGGCGGCACGGTCAGCTTCGTGAACCGCACCCGACAGGTCTACATTGACGATATTGAGGCGCGAGAAGACGCCGGCACCCCCGCCATCCTGGGCAAGATTCGGACTGCGCTGGCTTTTCAGGTGAAAGCGGCCCTGGGCCCGGCAGCGATGACCGCCCGCGAGCACGAGCTGTTCGGCCGTGCCCTGGCCCGGCTGCGCCCCAACCCGCGCCTGCGGCTGCTGGGCAATCTGGACGCCCCCCGCTTGGCTTTCCTGTCCTTCCTGACCCTCACTTCGGACGGGCGGCAGTTGCATCCCCGGCTGGTGGTGCGGCTGCTCAACGACCTTTTCGGCATTCAGGCGCGGGGCGGCTGCGCCTGCGCTGGCCCCTACGGCCACGCCCTGCTGAGCGTGGACGACCAGACCAGCGAACGGTATCTGCAGTGCGTGCTGGACCATGTGGACGGCGTGAAGCCCGGCTGGACCCGCCTGAATCTGGCGCCCTGGGCCACCGATGAAGAGGTGGACTTTCTGCTCTCGGCTCTGGAATTCGTGGCCGAATACGGCGAACGCTTTGTGCCGCTCTACGACTTCGACTGGACCACGGGGGCGTGGCACCACCCGGCCGACACGGCGCCACTGGACCTGTTTGGGGCAGAGCGCCCGGCACAGGGCAGTGGACCCGTGCTCTATGCCGAGTATTTGGCGCAGGCGCACGCCCTGGCCGAAGGGTTGGCGCCGGTAGGGGAGGGGAGACCCATCCCGCCCCATGTCCCCGCTGATCTGGTCTTTTTCGTGCATTGA
- the mnmG gene encoding tRNA uridine-5-carboxymethylaminomethyl(34) synthesis enzyme MnmG, translating into MSGWNVLVIGGGHAGLEAAWAAAKFARVALLIGNPATVGRMPCNPAVGGPGKSQLVFEVQAMGGLMGRLADDTAIHTRVLNASKGPAVQSLRVQNERDAYAERAQDVIFGHPNIEILRGEAADLESDGRGGWLVVTTDGRRLGARSVVVAAGTFMRGVTWYGRQSRAEGRQGEPPSRFLSAPLARAGHVLKRYKTGTPPRVRADAVDFAALLEIPADPQPRGFTGTPGSRAAESPTWQTHTTPETHRLIQENLHESPMFAGDIEGLGPRYCPSIEDKVVRFAHHDRHLLFVEPDGVQTSEVYLQGFSSSLPPHLQDALVRTLPGFERAVIQRYAYAVEYDVVDSQELTLNLESKLLPGVFTAGQINGTSGYEEAAAQGLVAGTAAARRALGETEQFIGRETGYIGVLLDELVFKGSNEPYRMMTSRVEHRLLVRQDNADERMTPLGHTLGLVDDAALAQVQAKYARVQGGVAALEGQRVQGQSGDAWLRRPEFSLADVEVLGVTLPELSAAEREAVEIRVKYAGYIRRAQQQLRAEDRSRDLSLEGVDFATVAALSNEAREKLGRAQPRTVEQASRISGVRHADISALLVHLKGQTVSRET; encoded by the coding sequence ATGAGCGGCTGGAATGTACTGGTGATCGGCGGGGGCCACGCGGGCCTGGAAGCGGCGTGGGCAGCCGCCAAGTTTGCCCGTGTGGCGCTGCTGATTGGCAATCCGGCCACGGTGGGCCGTATGCCCTGTAACCCGGCGGTGGGCGGCCCCGGCAAGAGCCAGCTGGTCTTTGAGGTGCAGGCGATGGGCGGCCTGATGGGCCGGCTGGCCGACGACACGGCCATTCACACCCGGGTGCTGAATGCCAGCAAGGGCCCGGCCGTACAGTCGCTGCGGGTGCAGAACGAGCGCGACGCGTATGCCGAGCGGGCCCAGGACGTGATTTTCGGTCACCCCAATATCGAGATTCTGCGCGGTGAGGCTGCCGACCTCGAAAGCGACGGGCGCGGCGGCTGGCTGGTCGTGACCACCGATGGCCGCCGACTGGGCGCGCGCTCGGTGGTGGTCGCGGCCGGCACCTTCATGCGTGGCGTGACGTGGTACGGCCGCCAGTCCCGCGCCGAAGGCCGGCAGGGCGAGCCGCCCTCGCGCTTCCTGTCGGCGCCGCTGGCCCGCGCGGGGCATGTGCTCAAGCGCTACAAGACCGGCACCCCGCCCCGGGTGCGGGCCGACGCGGTGGACTTCGCCGCCCTGCTGGAAATTCCGGCCGACCCCCAGCCGCGCGGCTTTACCGGAACCCCGGGCTCCCGCGCCGCCGAGTCGCCCACCTGGCAGACGCACACCACGCCCGAAACGCACCGCCTGATTCAGGAGAACCTGCACGAATCGCCGATGTTCGCCGGGGACATCGAGGGCTTGGGCCCGCGTTACTGCCCCAGCATTGAGGACAAGGTGGTGCGCTTTGCCCACCATGACCGTCACCTGCTGTTCGTGGAACCCGACGGCGTGCAGACCAGCGAGGTGTACCTGCAGGGGTTCAGCTCCTCGCTGCCGCCGCACCTGCAAGACGCCCTGGTGCGCACCCTGCCTGGTTTTGAGCGCGCCGTGATCCAGCGCTACGCCTACGCCGTGGAATACGACGTGGTGGACTCGCAGGAACTCACCCTGAACCTGGAGTCGAAGTTGCTGCCGGGGGTGTTTACGGCCGGGCAGATCAACGGCACCAGCGGCTATGAGGAAGCGGCGGCGCAGGGGCTGGTGGCCGGGACCGCAGCGGCCCGGCGTGCCCTAGGCGAAACAGAGCAGTTCATCGGCCGCGAGACGGGGTATATCGGCGTGCTGCTGGACGAGTTGGTGTTCAAGGGCAGCAACGAGCCCTACCGCATGATGACCAGTCGGGTCGAGCACCGTCTGCTGGTGCGCCAGGACAATGCCGACGAACGCATGACCCCACTGGGTCACACCCTGGGGCTGGTGGATGACGCGGCCCTGGCCCAGGTGCAGGCCAAATACGCCCGGGTGCAGGGGGGTGTGGCGGCCCTAGAAGGGCAACGCGTTCAGGGCCAGAGTGGCGACGCGTGGCTGCGCCGCCCGGAGTTCTCGCTGGCGGATGTAGAGGTCCTGGGCGTCACCCTGCCCGAGCTGTCGGCTGCCGAGCGGGAAGCGGTGGAAATCCGGGTGAAGTACGCCGGCTACATCCGCCGGGCCCAGCAGCAACTGCGTGCCGAGGACCGTTCCCGTGATCTGAGCCTGGAGGGCGTGGATTTTGCAACAGTGGCCGCCCTGTCGAACGAGGCCCGCGAGAAACTGGGCCGCGCCCAGCCGCGCACCGTGGAGCAGGCCAGCCGCATCTCTGGGGTGCGCCACGCGGACATCAGCGCCTTGCTGGTCCACCTGAAGGGACAGACTGTTTCACGGGAAACCTGA
- the rsmG gene encoding 16S rRNA (guanine(527)-N(7))-methyltransferase RsmG, which produces MTPEGEALLRQGAAELELDVEAQVPAFAQLMALLQDANSKVNLTALKTEPDIVLKHFVDSLSCLRGGYLDGAGQVLDLGTGAGFPALPLAILRPDTTFVPLDSIRKKIEFVRAAAQTLGLNNVHPQVGRAETLGRDPAHRETYDRVVCRAVAALPVLAELALPLLKPGGLLVAQKGPITEEELQAGRRAAGELGGRVTGVDAFTLPVLGDARTLIVVEKVSRTPKKYPRREGVPAAQPLFWAAR; this is translated from the coding sequence ATGACCCCGGAAGGCGAGGCGTTGCTGCGCCAGGGGGCCGCCGAACTGGAGCTGGACGTTGAGGCCCAGGTTCCTGCCTTCGCGCAGCTGATGGCGCTGCTGCAGGACGCCAACAGCAAGGTCAACCTGACCGCCCTGAAGACGGAACCCGACATCGTGCTCAAGCATTTCGTGGATTCGCTGAGCTGCCTGCGTGGTGGGTACCTGGACGGCGCCGGACAAGTGCTGGACCTGGGCACCGGGGCGGGCTTTCCCGCGCTGCCGCTGGCGATTCTGCGGCCAGACACCACGTTTGTCCCGCTGGACTCCATTCGCAAGAAGATCGAGTTCGTGCGCGCCGCCGCCCAGACCCTGGGCCTGAACAACGTGCACCCGCAGGTGGGCCGCGCCGAGACCCTGGGCCGCGACCCCGCTCACCGCGAGACCTATGACCGCGTGGTGTGCCGCGCGGTGGCCGCCCTGCCGGTGCTGGCGGAACTGGCGCTGCCGCTTCTGAAACCTGGGGGCCTGTTGGTGGCCCAGAAAGGCCCCATCACCGAGGAAGAGCTGCAGGCCGGGCGCCGCGCAGCGGGCGAACTGGGTGGGCGGGTCACTGGGGTGGACGCCTTTACCCTGCCGGTGCTGGGCGACGCCCGGACCCTGATCGTGGTGGAGAAGGTGAGCCGCACACCGAAGAAGTACCCACGCCGTGAGGGCGTGCCGGCCGCGCAGCCGCTATTCTGGGCGGCACGGTGA
- a CDS encoding ParA family protein translates to MKVLGIVNQKGGVGKTTTAVNLGAYLAAGGKRVLLLDMDPQGNATSGLGERGATQGLYEALGEPARAGDFTRETAQKGLYLLPATPDLAGAGVELAEDPDALARLLASIQGYDVVLIDAPPSLGPLTVNVLAAADALLIPLQAEYYALEGLAGLMETVERVQGGLNPRLKVLGVVLTMFDGRTNLSQEVESMVRAHFGELVFWSVVPRNVRLSEAPSFAKPINAFAPLSSGAAAYKRLSEEVMQRVEKI, encoded by the coding sequence ATGAAAGTCCTGGGCATCGTGAATCAGAAGGGGGGGGTGGGCAAGACCACCACCGCCGTGAACCTTGGGGCTTACCTGGCGGCGGGCGGCAAGCGCGTGCTGCTGCTGGACATGGACCCCCAGGGCAACGCCACCAGCGGCCTGGGCGAGCGCGGGGCCACCCAGGGCCTGTACGAAGCCTTGGGCGAACCCGCCCGCGCCGGGGACTTTACCCGTGAAACGGCGCAGAAGGGCCTCTACCTGCTGCCTGCCACCCCGGATCTGGCCGGCGCTGGCGTGGAACTGGCCGAGGACCCCGACGCCCTGGCGCGGCTGCTGGCCTCGATCCAGGGGTACGACGTGGTGCTGATTGACGCCCCGCCCAGCCTGGGGCCGCTGACGGTGAACGTGCTGGCCGCCGCCGACGCCCTGCTGATTCCCTTGCAGGCCGAGTACTACGCGCTGGAAGGGCTGGCTGGCCTGATGGAGACAGTGGAGCGGGTGCAGGGAGGCCTGAACCCCCGCCTGAAGGTACTGGGCGTGGTGCTCACCATGTTTGACGGCCGCACCAACCTCTCGCAAGAGGTGGAAAGCATGGTGCGGGCCCACTTTGGCGAACTGGTGTTCTGGTCGGTGGTGCCGCGCAACGTGCGCCTGTCAGAAGCGCCCAGCTTTGCCAAGCCCATCAACGCCTTTGCGCCGCTGTCGTCCGGGGCAGCGGCCTACAAGCGCCTGAGCGAGGAGGTGATGCAGCGTGTCGAAAAAATCTAG
- a CDS encoding ParB/RepB/Spo0J family partition protein has protein sequence MSKKSSLGRGLDALLGKPAETGKAEGPQVQTLALDRIVQAAYQPRQVFAPEALAELAQSIREKGVLQPLLVRPRAEHFEIVAGERRWRASQLAGLSEVPVIIRDLGDREALEIAIVENLQREDLGPLEEARAYQALQEQGLNQEGVAQAVGKSRSAVANALRLLTLPDAALRALDAGQISAGHARAILAQPEGDRAWALAQITERSLSVREAEALTREKRAGSEPIKVNPPRAFRQLELDLSRRTGTRVRITGEDKGRVELNYGSREELDRILNLLGYAEE, from the coding sequence GTGTCGAAAAAATCTAGCCTGGGCCGTGGCCTGGACGCGCTGCTGGGCAAGCCCGCCGAAACCGGGAAAGCCGAGGGTCCGCAGGTGCAGACGCTGGCCCTGGACCGGATCGTGCAGGCGGCCTACCAGCCCCGGCAGGTGTTCGCCCCCGAGGCCCTGGCCGAACTGGCCCAGAGCATCCGCGAAAAGGGCGTGCTGCAGCCGCTGCTGGTGCGCCCCCGCGCCGAGCACTTCGAGATTGTGGCCGGGGAGCGCCGCTGGCGCGCCAGTCAGCTGGCTGGCCTGAGCGAAGTGCCGGTGATCATCCGCGACCTGGGGGACCGCGAGGCGCTGGAAATCGCCATCGTGGAAAACCTGCAGCGCGAGGACCTGGGCCCGCTGGAAGAGGCGCGCGCCTACCAGGCCCTGCAGGAACAGGGGTTGAACCAGGAGGGCGTGGCCCAGGCAGTGGGCAAAAGCCGCTCGGCGGTGGCGAATGCCCTGCGCCTGCTGACCCTGCCGGACGCCGCCCTGCGCGCGCTGGACGCCGGGCAGATCAGTGCCGGGCACGCCCGCGCCATCCTGGCCCAGCCCGAAGGCGACCGCGCCTGGGCACTGGCGCAGATCACCGAGCGCAGCCTCAGCGTGCGCGAGGCCGAGGCCCTGACCCGCGAGAAGCGCGCCGGCAGCGAGCCCATCAAGGTGAATCCGCCGCGCGCCTTCCGGCAGCTGGAACTGGACCTCAGCCGCCGCACCGGCACCCGCGTGCGCATCACGGGCGAAGACAAGGGCCGCGTAGAGCTGAACTATGGCTCACGTGAGGAACTCGACCGGATTCTGAACCTGCTGGGCTACGCCGAGGAATAA
- a CDS encoding VanW family protein produces the protein MFSPFRHTYVLSALLLVAGPSAPAQTASPPPPAQTVPVIPAVPPSEPAPVPPAPPTEPVPAPPEPTPAPPETPAPAPATPPVTPPAAKITAPLLITVNAAWPALVDGKKTTVPFTRTLTIPGKRVAALRQRGVITESLEADLQTFLKALPTTPRDARFEELWNGWAVVQRNGLSVNLDKTRANLLAALKDPKGVKVNVALGAQTAPKRTLSYFLSRGITAHLGTGETNYYGSSDARVTNIHVGARRFQDVLFEGKTVSFNQMVGPINLRTGFVTGLVISGERTANGVGGGICQVSTTVFRTLYSAGLPILERRNHSYQVRYYDPQGLDATIYQPSQDLKFANDTGGALWFQSEWNDEEARLSIQVFGKARDFTVQIDAPRTLSTTPPPPDRVIRDASLGAGQRKQVDWAAPGAVIEVTRKFVRDGKVFKQDTLKSTYRPWPNIFLVGTR, from the coding sequence ATGTTCAGCCCCTTCCGGCACACCTACGTGCTGAGCGCCCTGCTGCTGGTGGCCGGGCCCAGCGCCCCAGCCCAGACGGCCTCTCCCCCACCCCCCGCGCAGACGGTCCCAGTGATTCCGGCGGTGCCGCCCAGCGAACCCGCCCCTGTGCCCCCGGCCCCGCCCACCGAGCCAGTGCCAGCGCCACCAGAGCCCACGCCCGCCCCGCCAGAAACGCCAGCACCTGCCCCGGCCACACCACCTGTCACACCGCCCGCTGCCAAAATCACCGCGCCGCTGCTGATCACCGTGAATGCCGCGTGGCCCGCGCTGGTGGACGGCAAGAAGACCACGGTGCCGTTCACCCGCACCCTGACCATTCCCGGTAAGCGCGTGGCGGCGCTGCGCCAGCGCGGCGTGATCACCGAGAGCCTGGAAGCGGACCTGCAGACCTTTCTGAAGGCCCTGCCCACCACGCCCAGGGACGCCCGCTTCGAGGAGCTGTGGAATGGCTGGGCAGTGGTGCAGCGCAACGGCCTGAGCGTGAACCTCGACAAGACGCGCGCCAACCTGCTTGCTGCCCTGAAAGACCCCAAAGGCGTGAAGGTGAACGTGGCGCTGGGCGCCCAGACCGCGCCCAAACGCACCCTGAGCTATTTCCTGTCGCGCGGCATCACCGCCCACCTGGGCACCGGCGAGACGAACTATTACGGCTCCAGCGACGCCCGGGTCACGAACATCCATGTGGGCGCCCGGCGCTTTCAGGACGTGCTGTTTGAAGGCAAAACGGTGTCCTTTAACCAGATGGTGGGCCCCATCAACCTGCGCACCGGATTCGTGACCGGGCTGGTCATTTCCGGCGAACGCACGGCCAACGGCGTGGGCGGCGGCATCTGTCAGGTCAGCACCACGGTCTTCCGCACGCTGTACAGCGCGGGCCTGCCCATTCTGGAGCGCCGCAACCACTCCTATCAGGTGCGCTACTACGACCCCCAGGGGCTGGACGCCACCATCTACCAGCCCAGCCAGGACCTGAAATTTGCCAACGACACCGGCGGCGCCCTGTGGTTCCAGAGCGAGTGGAACGACGAGGAAGCCCGCTTAAGCATTCAAGTGTTCGGCAAGGCGCGCGACTTCACGGTGCAGATTGACGCGCCGCGCACCCTCAGCACCACGCCGCCGCCCCCGGACCGCGTCATCCGCGACGCCAGCCTGGGTGCCGGGCAGCGCAAGCAGGTGGACTGGGCCGCGCCGGGCGCCGTGATTGAGGTCACGCGCAAGTTCGTACGGGATGGCAAGGTGTTCAAGCAGGACACCCTGAAAAGCACCTACCGCCCCTGGCCGAACATTTTCCTGGTCGGCACGCGGTAA
- a CDS encoding YpdA family putative bacillithiol disulfide reductase, translating to MSLVDVAIVGAGPVGLAAAIACKRAGLSYVVLEKGCVVNAIFEYPTYMTFFTTAPELEIGNHPMVTGHDKPDRRDALMYYRLVAQREALNVEQYTEVKRVHAAPAGFTLEIERRDGTPGVVEARRVVVATGYYDNPHVMGIPGEDSENVSHYYTEAHPFMGLNVTVIGAGNSAADAALDLWRSGVNVTMIVRAPELKSTIKYWVRPDLENRIKEGSIAAHFNSQVVEIHPEHVLVQRPDGTTWNLPTHFTFALTGYRPDLSFLSGLGLAQHPDECLVLDEHYQSSVPGLFVVGSAGFAGKTNQVFIENGRHHAVAAVAEIERQLAAAQPLALG from the coding sequence ATGAGTCTGGTGGATGTTGCCATTGTTGGGGCGGGGCCGGTGGGACTGGCCGCCGCTATCGCCTGCAAGCGCGCGGGCCTGAGTTATGTGGTGCTGGAAAAGGGCTGCGTGGTGAACGCCATTTTCGAGTACCCCACCTACATGACCTTTTTCACCACCGCCCCCGAGCTGGAAATTGGCAATCACCCCATGGTGACCGGCCACGACAAGCCCGACCGCCGCGACGCCCTGATGTATTACCGGCTGGTGGCCCAGCGCGAGGCCCTGAACGTGGAGCAGTACACCGAGGTTAAGCGGGTGCACGCCGCGCCGGCCGGGTTCACCCTGGAAATAGAAAGACGCGACGGCACGCCCGGCGTGGTGGAAGCGCGGCGGGTGGTGGTGGCCACCGGGTACTACGACAACCCGCATGTCATGGGCATTCCCGGCGAAGATTCCGAGAATGTCAGCCACTACTACACCGAGGCCCACCCGTTCATGGGCCTGAACGTGACGGTGATTGGCGCGGGCAACAGCGCCGCCGACGCCGCCCTGGACCTGTGGCGCAGCGGCGTGAATGTCACCATGATTGTGCGCGCCCCGGAACTGAAATCCACCATCAAATACTGGGTGCGCCCGGACCTGGAAAACCGCATCAAGGAAGGCAGCATCGCCGCGCACTTCAACTCGCAGGTCGTGGAGATTCACCCGGAGCATGTGCTCGTGCAGCGCCCTGACGGCACCACCTGGAACCTGCCCACCCACTTCACCTTCGCCCTGACCGGCTACCGCCCCGACCTGTCGTTCCTGTCGGGCCTGGGGCTGGCGCAGCACCCCGACGAATGCCTGGTGCTGGACGAGCATTACCAGAGCAGCGTGCCGGGGCTGTTCGTGGTGGGCAGCGCGGGCTTTGCGGGCAAGACCAACCAGGTGTTTATCGAGAACGGCCGGCATCATGCCGTGGCCGCCGTGGCCGAGATTGAGCGGCAACTGGCAGCCGCGCAACCGCTGGCGCTGGGCTAA
- a CDS encoding dihydrofolate reductase has protein sequence MAPELFAIVAMTPGRVIGRGGTLPWRLPADLAHFRRHSLGVPNVMGRKVWDSLGGRALPGRANIVLTRNRALVAPGATVVHSPEAALAAAGDAPRIAIIGGEEIYRLYLPQLTRIELTLVHADLDGDTFFPELPGGWQVQQETVRPADERNPYDLTFQTLRRPLAPTVPRPQS, from the coding sequence ATGGCGCCTGAACTCTTTGCCATCGTGGCCATGACGCCGGGGCGCGTGATTGGTAGGGGCGGCACCCTGCCCTGGCGCCTGCCCGCCGATCTGGCGCACTTCCGGCGGCACAGCCTGGGGGTGCCGAACGTCATGGGCCGCAAGGTCTGGGATTCGCTGGGGGGCCGCGCGCTGCCGGGGCGGGCCAACATCGTCCTCACGCGCAACCGCGCGTTGGTGGCGCCCGGGGCCACGGTGGTGCATAGCCCCGAAGCCGCCCTGGCGGCGGCTGGGGACGCGCCCCGCATAGCCATCATTGGCGGAGAGGAGATTTACCGCCTGTACCTGCCGCAGCTCACCCGGATCGAACTGACCCTGGTGCATGCCGATCTGGACGGCGACACCTTTTTCCCGGAGCTGCCGGGCGGCTGGCAGGTGCAGCAGGAAACCGTGCGGCCCGCCGACGAGCGCAACCCCTACGACCTCACGTTCCAGACCCTGCGGCGCCCGCTGGCCCCCACCGTGCCTCGCCCGCAATCCTGA
- a CDS encoding deaminase: MFISRKALLAANWNAEGHTLYVTHEPCAACARLIVNARRISRVLYETNYRETLRVDAGLPSGEAILRAAGIQVECRGSTDGA; this comes from the coding sequence TTGTTCATCTCTCGTAAGGCCCTGCTGGCCGCCAACTGGAACGCCGAGGGCCACACCCTGTACGTGACCCACGAACCCTGCGCCGCCTGTGCCCGGCTGATCGTGAATGCGCGCCGGATCAGCCGGGTGCTGTACGAAACGAATTACCGCGAGACGCTGCGGGTGGACGCCGGACTGCCCAGCGGCGAGGCCATTTTGCGCGCAGCGGGCATCCAGGTGGAGTGCCGGGGGAGCACCGATGGCGCCTGA
- a CDS encoding deaminase has protein sequence MTTKKQQEWDRTYLQTAQLFASHSHDPALKVGAVVVDQANGSIISIGINGRGRGRPNVRLSDEPGKSGCAHAEMNALARASWQGEKSYTLYVTHSPCAVCAALILNVPIKRVVYGTAYRDNTGINELVEGGVEVVHLS, from the coding sequence ATGACGACCAAGAAACAGCAGGAATGGGACAGAACCTACCTGCAGACCGCGCAGTTGTTCGCCAGTCATTCTCATGACCCTGCGCTCAAAGTTGGCGCTGTGGTGGTTGACCAGGCAAACGGCTCCATCATTTCCATCGGCATCAACGGGCGTGGGCGTGGCCGGCCCAATGTGCGGCTTTCAGACGAGCCGGGAAAATCCGGATGCGCCCACGCTGAAATGAATGCGCTGGCGCGCGCATCCTGGCAAGGTGAAAAGTCGTACACCCTTTATGTCACCCACTCACCCTGCGCGGTGTGCGCCGCCTTGATTTTGAATGTCCCGATCAAACGGGTGGTGTACGGCACGGCTTACCGCGACAACACAGGAATCAATGAGCTGGTGGAAGGCGGGGTGGAGGTTGTTCATCTCTCGTAA